One Salvia splendens isolate huo1 chromosome 22, SspV2, whole genome shotgun sequence DNA segment encodes these proteins:
- the LOC121787627 gene encoding protein NETWORKED 4A-like yields the protein MASSLVKLNKMKRLESKKSHSWWWDSHVSPRNSKWLQENLEEMDVNVKRMLKLIEEDADSFAKKAELYFKKRPELVSLVEEFYRMYRALAERYDHVTGELKKNIPSDLRSQGSGVSDVGSEPPSTGPSPDTKPARTKSGPRAAGFEFFLGSNGSGSDLNSKEGDESSTLDSESESDDSSVNNYSSTQSNSEEVGSRRRVVELEAELHEVREKLRVQTEEISNGKQCSHECSEINLAKLSAYEDELRIAKENMEASKEEITRLKIELQKYESLGDLNDVLSSGVLVRRETETLESSIVLEQGQETELQENNIGSEGEVGLEHKIRRLEQELRSAEKKLRESEEEVASLRRELTSKGSSVQNLQDQLKSAQKEVAVWKNKVEREKRDAARLQDRIVRYKTNLSERDQEIRGLKESIGNANKALAEENELLQAEMTRMTKERAYLEDSLKEIDLRCQSLEDDVRRLKSAKDEAEAVLGAQIELLKADIAERDNCVEELNGNLDVWKVKHDMLAAARDELNAKVAALGAEISSRDEHLHELHLQHVKLIVSVEEARKSAEDLRSRVVELEMDVERKQEAILEGAEEKREAIRQLCFSIEHYRSGYHQLLREAVTGQHRLAVTAR from the exons ATGGCTTCATCACTC GTGAAGTTAAACAAAATGAAGAGGTTGGAGTCGAAGAAGTCTCACTCGTGGTGGTGGGATAGCCACGTCAGTCCTAGGAACTCGAAGTGGCTTCAAGAAAATCTCGAAG AGATGGATGTAAATGTGAAGCGGATGTTGAAACTGATAGAAGAGGATGCCGATTCCTTTGCGAAGAAGGCTGAATTGTATTTCAAGAAGCGGCCTGAGCTGGTCAGTCTCGTTGAGGAGTTTTATCGAATGTACCGTGCGTTGGCTGAGCGGTATGATCATGTGACGGGCGAGCTCAAGAAGAACATTCCCTCTGATCTTCGTTCTCAGGGCTCCGGGGTCTCTGATGTCGGTTCTGAGCCACCTTCCACCGGGCCCTCACCTGACACAAAGCCCGCTCGCACCAAATCCGGACCTCGTGCTGCTGGATTCGAGTTTTTTCTCGGGAGCAACGGAAGTGGCTCGGACTTGAATAGCAAGGAAGGTGACGAGTCTTCGACGCTGGATTCTGAATCGGAGTCGGATGATTCCTCCGTTAATAACTACTCCAGCACGCAGAGCAACAGCGAGGAGGTGGGGTCGCGGAGGAGGGTTGTCGAGCTTGAAGCTGAGCTTCACGAGGTGAGAGAGAAGCTTCGTGTGCAGACGGAAGAGATCTCCAATGGTAAGCAATGCAGCCATGAGTGTTCCGAGATCAATCTAGCGAAATTATCAGCGTACGAAGATGAGTTGAGAATTGCAAAAGAGAATATGGAAGCGTCGAAAGAAGAAATAACGCGCCTCAAGATCGAGCTTCAAAAGTACGAATCTCTTGGAGATTTGAACGACGTCCTTTCTAGTGGAGTCTTGGTACGGAGAGAGACGGAAACGCTAGAATCGAGCATAGTGTTGGAGCAAGGTCAGGAGACTGAGCTTCAAGAAAACAACATTGGCTCGGAAGGCGAAGTTGGGCTGGAGCATAAAATTCGGAGACTCGAGCAGGAGCTTAGAAGTGCGGAGAAGAAGCTCCGTGAGTCGGAAGAAGAAGTAGCGAGCCTAAGGCGGGAGCTCACGAGCAAGGGCTCGTCCGTGCAGAATCTCCAGGATCAGCTGAAATCGGCACAGAAGGAGGTTGCAGTCTGGAAAAACAAAGTCGAGCGAGAGAAACGCGACGCTGCAAGGCTACAGGACCGCATAGTGAGGTACAAGACGAATCTCTCGGAACGCGATCAGGAAATCCGGGGGCTGAAGGAGTCGATAGGGAACGCGAACAAGGCCCTAGCCGAAGAAAACGAGCTCCTTCAAGCGGAGATGACGAGGATGACGAAAGAACGGGCATATTTGGAGGATAGCCTCAAGGAAATCGATCTACGATGCCAATCATTGGAAGATGACGTGAGGCGATTGAAGTCCGCCAAAGACGAGGCAGAGGCCGTGCTCGGAGCTCAGATCGAGCTGCTGAAGGCCGACATTGCCGAGAGAGACAACTGCGTCGAAGAGCTCAATGGAAACCTCGACGTGTGGAAGGTGAAGCACGACATGCTGGCGGCGGCCAGGGACGAGCTGAACGCCAAGGTCGCCGCGCTCGGTGCAGAGATCAGCTCGAGAGACGAGCATCTGCACGAGCTGCATCTGCAGCACGTCAAGCTCATTGTTAGCGTGGAGGAGGCCCGTAAGTCCGCGGAGGATCTGCGCTCGAGAGTCGTGGAGCTCGAGATGGACGTGGAGAGGAAGCAAGAGGCGATTCTCGAAGGAGCGGAGGAGAAACGGGAGGCGATAAGGCAACTCTGCTTCTCGATCGAGCACTATCGCAGCGGATATCACCAGCTGCTCCGAGAGGCTGTCACTGGACAACACCGGTTGGCCGTGACAGCGCGATGA